One region of Miscanthus floridulus cultivar M001 chromosome 19, ASM1932011v1, whole genome shotgun sequence genomic DNA includes:
- the LOC136529102 gene encoding cell division cycle protein 27 homolog B-like isoform X2, protein MVDCVHSSIRLFMHRNAMFLCERLIAQFPSETDVQLLATCYLHNNQPYAAYHILKGRKLPESRYLFATSCFRMNLLLEAEETLCPVNEPNMEVPSGATGHYLLGVIYRFIIHGAQAEFQPAEQFTQALSLDPLLWSAYEELCI, encoded by the exons ATGGTGGACTGCGTCCACAGCAGCATCCGCCTCTTCATGCACCGCAACGCCATGTTCCTCTGCGAGCGCCTCATTGCGCAGTTCCCCTCCGAG ACCGATGTGCAATTGCTAGCGACCTGCTACCTCCACAACAACCAGCCATATGCTGCATACCACATTTTGAAAG GGAGGAAGCTGCCGGAGTCCCGTTACTTGTTTGCTACATCATGCTTTCGAATGAACCTCTTGCTTGAAGCAGAAGAAACTCTATGTCCAGTCAATGAACCAAACATGGAG GTTCCAAGTGGAGCAACAGGACACTACCTCCTTGGAGTGATTTACAGGTTTATTATTCATG GTGCACAGGCAGAATTTCAGCCAGCTGAACAATTTACACAAGCGTTGTCTCTAGATCCTCTTTTATGGTCGGCATATGAGGAATTGTGTATATAG
- the LOC136529102 gene encoding cell division cycle protein 27 homolog B-like isoform X3 → MVDCVHSSIRLFMHRNAMFLCERLIAQFPSETDVQLLATCYLHNNQPYAAYHILKGRKLPESRYLFATSCFRMNLLLEAEETLCPVNEPNMEVPSGATGHYLLGVIYRCTGRISAS, encoded by the exons ATGGTGGACTGCGTCCACAGCAGCATCCGCCTCTTCATGCACCGCAACGCCATGTTCCTCTGCGAGCGCCTCATTGCGCAGTTCCCCTCCGAG ACCGATGTGCAATTGCTAGCGACCTGCTACCTCCACAACAACCAGCCATATGCTGCATACCACATTTTGAAAG GGAGGAAGCTGCCGGAGTCCCGTTACTTGTTTGCTACATCATGCTTTCGAATGAACCTCTTGCTTGAAGCAGAAGAAACTCTATGTCCAGTCAATGAACCAAACATGGAG GTTCCAAGTGGAGCAACAGGACACTACCTCCTTGGAGTGATTTACAG GTGCACAGGCAGAATTTCAGCCAGCTGA
- the LOC136527648 gene encoding bZIP transcription factor 50-like has translation MDIDLFPDIDLDALLASFSGEPAAVSDLIVPSPPATAAHDAEAGSPESVTSRASPPGEVALSEIERFLMQEGEAEGELGGEVEGMSVDQFFDALYDGGEGKDEGEAGASTDADSGRDEVVEVVTPEAETVEVDGDDPVSKKKMRQMRNRDSAMKSRERKKSYIKDLETKSKYLEAECRRLSYALQCYAAENMALRQSLLKDRPVGAPTAMQESAVLTETLPLVSLLWLVSIVCLFLMPVVLPNRSPAAPSSGGRDLVMAAGKTSSETPEILELILHGRRCKSTRAKIKLYTLPFHAVTAC, from the exons ATGGACATCGACCTCTTCCCCGACATCGACCTTGACGCCCTCCTCGCCTCCTTCTCCGGCGAACCCGCCGCCGTCTCCGACCTCATCGTCCCGTCCccgccggcgacggcggcgcacGATGCGGAAGCGGGGTCGCCGGAGTCGGTGACCTCCCGGGCGAGCCCGCCCGGGGAGGTGGCGCTCTCGGAGATCGAGAGGTTCCTGATGCAGGAGGGGGAGGCGGAGGGGGAGCTGGGCGGCGAGGTCGAGGGGATGAGCGTGGATCAGTTCTTCGACGCGCTGTACGACGGTGGGGAGGGGAAAGATGAGGGCGAGGCGGGGGCAAGCACGGATGCGGACTCCGGCAGGGACGAGGTGGTGGAAGTCGTGACGCCTGAGGCGGAGACGGTGGAGGTGGATGGCGATGATCCCGTcagcaagaagaagatgag GCAAATGAGGAACAGAGATTCTGCGATGAAATCCAGGGAGAGGAAGAAGTCGTACATAAAGGACTTggagacgaagagcaagtatttGGAGGCAGAGTGCCGCCGCCTCAGCTACGCACTTCAGTGCTATGCAGCTGAGAACATGGCACTGCGCCAGAGTTTGTTGAAGGATAGGCCTGTTGGTGCTCCCACAGCCATGCAGGAGTCTGCCGTACTCACGG AAACCCTGCCGCTGGTTTCCCTGCTTTGGCTGGTGAGCATCGTCTGCCTGTTCCTGATGCCCGTTGTTCTGCCCAACCGAAGTCCAGCTGCTCCAAGCAGCGGCGGAAGAGATCTCGTGATGGCAGCCGGAAAGACAAGCAGTGAAACCCCAGAGATACTGGAACTCATCCTCCATGGAAGGCGTTGCAAGAGCACTAGGGCGAAGATTAAGCTATATACTTTACCATTTCATGCAGTAACTGCTTGCTAG